In Flavobacterium enshiense, the genomic stretch TCACTTCGCTTCACGGAACTTCCATAAAACTAGTTCCCGATGTTTTAGCGAAGGCAGGCTATCCGAATGTTGAAATCGTAAAAGAGCAGGCTGAACCAGACGGAAATTTCCCAACAGTAAAATCACCAAACCCTGAAGAACCAGAAGCTTTGGCAATGGCAATGGAACTGGCAGAACAAACCAATGCTGACATTGTGGTTGGAACCGACCCAGATTCAGACAGATTAGGAGTTGCTGTGCGGGATGATAGTGGAAAGATGACATTGTTAAACGGCAACCAAACCATGGTTGTCATGACACATTTTCTGCTTCAGGAATGGAAAAAGCAAGGAAAACTAACTGGAATGGAATTTGTTGGCTCCACCATCGTTTCAACGCCGATGATGCAGGAGTTAGCTTCAGCATACGATGTTGAATGCAAAGTAGGTTTGACCGGTTTTAAGTGGATTGCCAAAATGATTAAGGATTTCCCTAATCAGAAATTCATCGGAGGCGGAGAAGAAAGTTTCGGATTTATGGTTGGTGATGCAGTTAGGGATAAAGATGCCGTAGCTTCTACCCTTTTAATATGCGAAATAGCGGCTCAGGCCAAGGAAAAAGGTAGTTCGATTTATCAGGAACTACTCAAGTTATATACTGATTTCGGTTTTTATAAAGAACACTTGATTTCCATTACCAAGAAAGGAATCGAAGGCGCTAACGAAATTAAAAAAATGATGGTAGACCTTCGTGAAAATCCGGTACATGAAATCAACGGGGAACGAGTTGTGTGCATCGAAGATTATCAGAATTCGACGGTACGAAATTTATTTACCAATGAAACAGAACCGCTTTCCATTCCGAAATCCGATGTACTTATTTACTACCTTGAAGACGGAAGTAAAATCTGTGCACGTCCGAGCGGAACGGAACCTAAAATAAAATTCTATTTCAGTGTCAACTGTGCCATTGAAACTATAGCCGATGTTCCTGAAGCGGAGGCCTATTTGAATACTAAAATCAAAAATATTATTGCTGAAATGCAATTGAACTAAATGAATAAAATTATATCAAAAATATTTCCTTTTGTAAAACCTTATAAATCACACGTAGTTTGGAATGTGATTTATAATATTTTATATGCTTTATTCAGTACGCTTTCGTTCATTACGCTCATCCCGATGATGA encodes the following:
- a CDS encoding phospho-sugar mutase, translating into MHIEKAILDKVNIWLTPTFDNDTHEAIREIMTTSPKELEDSFYKNLEFGTGGMRGIMGVGTNRINKYTLGKNTQGLSNYMKKTFPNQQLKVAIAYDCRHNSDTLAKVVADVFSANGIKVFLFSDLRPTPELSFAVKYLECHAGIVLTASHNPPEYNGYKVYWQDGGQLVPPQDHEIIEMIEALDYSEIKFEANNDLIEYIDTEIDEAFIDSSIENATFNTSSAAKEDLKIVFTSLHGTSIKLVPDVLAKAGYPNVEIVKEQAEPDGNFPTVKSPNPEEPEALAMAMELAEQTNADIVVGTDPDSDRLGVAVRDDSGKMTLLNGNQTMVVMTHFLLQEWKKQGKLTGMEFVGSTIVSTPMMQELASAYDVECKVGLTGFKWIAKMIKDFPNQKFIGGGEESFGFMVGDAVRDKDAVASTLLICEIAAQAKEKGSSIYQELLKLYTDFGFYKEHLISITKKGIEGANEIKKMMVDLRENPVHEINGERVVCIEDYQNSTVRNLFTNETEPLSIPKSDVLIYYLEDGSKICARPSGTEPKIKFYFSVNCAIETIADVPEAEAYLNTKIKNIIAEMQLN